The following proteins are co-located in the Acidicapsa acidisoli genome:
- a CDS encoding Gfo/Idh/MocA family protein produces the protein MSDDTSNPIADLSRREFLRFSSLTAVGLTMPAMQAESPTSHPSTMIGIPFAPVDPKIGIIGTGGRGTSLLQNLLAADIKVHALCDVVREKAEHAQSLVVKSGQSAPELYTNGDHAFESLVAREDLNLVIIATPWNWHVEMAVAAMTHGKHAAVEVPAATSIEDCWKLVDTSEQTRRHCIMLENCCYGYNETLILRMIHEGLFGDLLYGEGAYLHDLREELFSSKGEGLWRRGFHTQRDGNLYPTHGLGPVANYMGIQRGDSFDYIVSMSTPQRGLDEYRKAHVPSSDARWAERYVTGDMNTSLIKTAKGLTITLKHDTSNPHPYDRINVIGGTKGVFADYPSRIYFDGQAGGESWSNLDSWKEHEHPLWKQEGEIAKKLGGHGGMDYIMLYRLMQCLRDGLIPDMDVYDAAAWSAPGPLSRASVASGSTPMKFPDFTRGRSRERSASQIAIQS, from the coding sequence ATGAGCGACGATACGTCCAATCCCATCGCTGACTTGTCGCGGAGGGAGTTCCTTCGTTTCAGTAGCCTGACTGCCGTTGGCTTGACCATGCCGGCAATGCAGGCCGAATCCCCAACTTCGCACCCGTCCACCATGATCGGAATACCGTTCGCGCCAGTCGATCCGAAGATCGGCATCATCGGCACAGGTGGCAGAGGCACAAGCCTGCTGCAAAATCTCCTCGCCGCCGATATCAAGGTTCACGCGCTATGCGACGTTGTGCGTGAGAAGGCGGAGCACGCTCAATCGCTGGTCGTGAAGTCCGGACAGAGCGCGCCCGAACTTTATACCAACGGCGATCATGCCTTCGAATCTCTTGTAGCCAGAGAGGATCTGAACCTCGTTATCATCGCGACGCCCTGGAACTGGCATGTGGAGATGGCCGTCGCAGCCATGACGCACGGAAAGCATGCCGCGGTCGAGGTTCCGGCTGCCACATCGATCGAAGACTGCTGGAAGCTCGTCGACACCTCCGAGCAAACCCGTCGCCATTGCATCATGCTTGAGAACTGCTGTTATGGATACAACGAAACTCTGATCCTCAGGATGATCCACGAGGGGTTGTTCGGCGATCTGCTCTACGGCGAAGGCGCATATCTTCACGACCTGCGGGAAGAGCTCTTCTCCAGCAAGGGAGAAGGCTTGTGGCGGCGTGGCTTTCACACCCAGCGAGACGGCAACCTGTATCCAACGCACGGGCTAGGACCTGTTGCCAATTACATGGGCATTCAAAGAGGCGATAGCTTCGACTACATCGTTTCGATGAGCACGCCACAACGCGGACTGGACGAATACCGAAAGGCGCATGTGCCATCGTCCGACGCAAGATGGGCCGAACGCTATGTAACCGGAGATATGAATACGTCGCTTATCAAGACTGCGAAAGGTCTCACAATTACCCTGAAACACGACACCTCAAATCCACATCCTTACGATCGAATCAACGTGATTGGCGGAACAAAGGGCGTCTTCGCGGATTACCCGTCGCGCATCTACTTCGACGGACAGGCCGGCGGCGAATCCTGGAGTAATCTCGATAGCTGGAAGGAACATGAGCACCCACTCTGGAAACAGGAAGGTGAGATTGCGAAGAAACTCGGCGGTCACGGAGGGATGGATTACATCATGCTCTATCGTCTGATGCAGTGCTTGCGGGACGGTCTGATCCCCGATATGGACGTGTACGATGCAGCAGCCTGGTCCGCGCCAGGGCCACTTAGCCGGGCTTCCGTCGCAAGCGGCAGCACGCCGATGAAATTTCCCGACTTCACCCGTGGACGATCGCGCGAGCGCTCCGCCTCGCAGATAGCTATCCAGAGCTAG
- a CDS encoding acyltransferase family protein — MSEIVTMEAAEALPSDVERLIAKTAPQRNAAVDAYRGLVMLLMMGEVLQFAAVARSYPDSLFWHVLAYNQTHVEWAGMGLHDMIQPSFTFLVGVALPYSINSRLSKGKSFGKLLLHTLWRSLVLIALGIFLRSTHSAQTNFTFEDTLTQIGLGYTFAFLLAFCKSKSQWAALATILFGYWLAWALYPAPGPGFNYAAVGVPLGWHHNFSGFASHWNKNSNLGQAVDVWFLNLFPREAAFRYNGGGYLTLSFIPTLGTMLLGLQAGEWLRSDAPKIPMKRFLIAGTLLIIAGLLLHLTGICPVVKRIWTPSWTLFSGGICFYFLAAFSWVVEVKSQRRWAFPLVVVGMNSIAAYLIAHLWEDFIVENLHINLGYGVFRLFGPGLEPLMLGIAVMSIYWLVLYWMYRRKIFLRI, encoded by the coding sequence ATGTCCGAGATAGTTACAATGGAGGCCGCTGAGGCTCTCCCATCAGACGTGGAGAGATTGATTGCGAAGACCGCGCCGCAACGCAATGCCGCTGTGGACGCCTATCGCGGGCTCGTGATGCTGCTCATGATGGGCGAAGTATTGCAATTCGCTGCTGTCGCAAGGTCGTATCCGGATAGTCTCTTCTGGCATGTTCTTGCCTACAACCAGACGCATGTTGAATGGGCTGGAATGGGCCTTCACGACATGATCCAGCCGTCCTTTACCTTCCTGGTCGGTGTCGCTCTTCCTTACTCCATCAACAGCCGTTTGAGTAAGGGAAAGAGCTTTGGCAAGCTTCTATTGCATACGCTGTGGCGAAGCCTCGTGTTAATAGCCCTTGGTATCTTTCTTCGCTCCACTCATAGCGCGCAGACGAACTTTACCTTTGAGGACACGCTCACGCAGATTGGTCTGGGATACACATTCGCTTTTCTACTCGCATTCTGCAAGTCCAAATCGCAATGGGCGGCGCTGGCAACGATACTCTTTGGATATTGGCTGGCGTGGGCGCTCTATCCAGCTCCCGGGCCCGGTTTCAATTACGCAGCCGTTGGCGTTCCTTTGGGCTGGCATCACAATTTCAGCGGGTTTGCCTCGCACTGGAATAAGAACAGCAATCTTGGCCAGGCCGTGGATGTCTGGTTCCTCAATCTCTTTCCCCGGGAAGCGGCGTTCCGCTACAACGGCGGTGGCTATCTGACTCTGAGCTTCATACCGACTCTGGGCACAATGCTCCTCGGACTTCAAGCGGGCGAATGGCTTCGCTCAGACGCGCCGAAGATTCCAATGAAGCGTTTCCTGATCGCGGGAACGTTGCTGATAATTGCTGGTCTCCTGCTTCACCTGACCGGCATATGTCCTGTTGTCAAACGGATTTGGACGCCGAGCTGGACGCTATTCAGCGGAGGCATATGTTTTTATTTCCTCGCGGCATTTTCCTGGGTAGTCGAAGTGAAATCCCAACGACGATGGGCATTCCCGCTGGTGGTTGTGGGAATGAATTCAATTGCCGCATATCTGATTGCGCATCTATGGGAAGACTTTATTGTCGAAAATTTACATATCAACCTTGGTTACGGTGTCTTTCGACTCTTCGGGCCGGGACTCGAACCGCTGATGCTTGGGATTGCCGTGATGTCGATCTATTGGCTTGTTCTCTATTGGATGTACAGGAGGAAGATCTTCCTGCGAATTTGA
- a CDS encoding O-antigen ligase family protein: protein MTPLGYILLPVGFAGLLLSAKWLYRLFVFWTLFSASSAINLGDSDSGSALQVWMVFAFLWLLRLLLERLSTLSFAIDRRVLRLCLWLIGFLAVAGISLVMPAYINGRLTISSPILGENTETPLYLSSHNVTQLLYLVFGGLVAICVAHVNLRDEDRHETEKVIMISAIFISIWGLFQFFCNVTGMPYPDFIFNNSGSASGKGFLQTLDNGISRVSSTAVEPSVLAQSLITLLPLTLPAWLRNGSVFSVPIDRLASLLFLLLLLLSTSSTAYVGVFIFGALLVPLLVRTRAISKGKAILLIVIGALATTGLLAAAVLSVPIVGEMVNSAILSKSTSGSGIERAMTIALAYGYFVQYPILGIGWGSATSHDLIIKLLSNVGILGTLAFLGAMFSVIRADWRALDSLRIPSSLSRSAWFLSLAVFLATSILIEFPLVFGNFWLVVGMAIAVSWKSDGAQERKHGLESA, encoded by the coding sequence ATGACTCCCCTAGGATATATCCTTCTTCCCGTCGGTTTCGCAGGGCTCTTGTTATCCGCCAAGTGGCTTTATCGACTGTTTGTTTTCTGGACTCTGTTCTCCGCCTCGTCTGCTATAAACTTGGGCGATAGTGACAGCGGCTCAGCCTTGCAAGTGTGGATGGTTTTTGCTTTTTTATGGCTTCTCCGCTTATTGCTCGAACGCCTTTCGACGCTTTCTTTTGCAATCGATCGTCGAGTCCTTCGTTTGTGCCTTTGGCTAATTGGGTTTCTGGCTGTTGCGGGCATATCCCTCGTCATGCCGGCTTATATCAACGGCCGCTTGACAATCTCTTCTCCAATCCTCGGCGAAAACACAGAGACGCCGCTCTATCTCAGCTCGCACAATGTCACTCAACTGCTGTATCTGGTGTTTGGTGGTCTTGTCGCGATTTGCGTGGCGCATGTTAATCTGCGTGATGAAGATAGGCACGAGACCGAAAAAGTAATCATGATCTCGGCAATCTTCATCTCAATCTGGGGTCTCTTTCAGTTCTTCTGCAATGTTACGGGCATGCCTTATCCGGACTTCATATTCAACAACTCTGGATCGGCTTCGGGTAAGGGCTTCTTGCAAACGCTGGATAACGGAATCAGCAGGGTTTCTTCAACCGCCGTAGAGCCTTCCGTCCTGGCGCAGAGTCTGATCACACTGTTGCCACTAACTCTTCCCGCCTGGCTCAGGAACGGCTCCGTATTTTCTGTACCGATCGACCGACTAGCCTCTTTATTATTCCTTCTCCTTTTGCTGCTGAGCACATCCTCCACGGCTTATGTTGGCGTGTTCATTTTCGGTGCATTGCTCGTACCTCTGTTGGTACGAACTCGTGCCATCTCTAAAGGAAAGGCAATTCTGCTAATCGTGATTGGAGCTCTGGCCACCACGGGTCTATTGGCTGCAGCCGTGCTTTCTGTTCCTATTGTGGGTGAGATGGTAAACTCCGCCATTCTAAGCAAGTCGACCTCGGGTTCCGGCATCGAACGCGCGATGACGATTGCTCTCGCCTATGGGTACTTTGTGCAGTACCCGATTCTGGGAATCGGGTGGGGTAGTGCGACATCGCATGATCTCATCATCAAACTCTTGTCCAACGTAGGCATTCTCGGAACGCTTGCGTTCCTTGGTGCGATGTTTTCGGTGATACGCGCTGATTGGCGAGCGTTAGATTCGTTACGCATTCCTTCAAGTCTCTCCCGCTCGGCTTGGTTCCTCAGCCTCGCCGTCTTCCTAGCCACAAGCATACTGATCGAATTCCCGCTGGTATTTGGAAATTTCTGGCTTGTTGTCGGTATGGCGATTGCAGTGAGTTGGAAATCAGACGGGGCACAAGAAAGAAAACATGGTTTGGAATCAGCATGA
- a CDS encoding ABC transporter permease encodes MIFLKLILTNLRRHRLRTLISIAGIAFSVAAMLTVVTILEGAIGMFSGILSSDSKMIVFERNVSDLFFSSVPASANNDIAHWPMVLHADPVLFGIVSSADHPIITCFGVTSNDARIRKATWIEGNRDAFAQHSDDVVLGERAAEFLAAKLDSHVPIGHATFHVIGIVKTANGFEDGGVFMPLDLAQSFFHKQGTSSVITIKLRNKDDAAAFKSMVKARYPSLIGLEDSEFEHSYSQFKILKATAWAVGGCGLLLGGLGVANTMIMSVFTRIREIAILRVNGFSNLQIALMIFGESSVVSVVGAVIGLLIGSALLFTLKLIPALHGYVDVSIEPGVMLLVILLALLTGIAGALYPAAYAMRVRAVEALRFE; translated from the coding sequence ATGATCTTTCTAAAACTGATCTTAACCAACCTGCGGCGTCATCGGCTCCGAACACTCATCAGCATTGCCGGAATCGCATTCAGCGTCGCCGCCATGCTAACAGTCGTAACGATACTTGAGGGAGCGATCGGAATGTTCTCTGGCATACTTTCGAGTGACAGCAAAATGATCGTCTTCGAAAGGAACGTATCCGATCTCTTCTTCAGCAGCGTTCCGGCATCGGCCAACAATGACATCGCGCACTGGCCCATGGTTCTCCACGCTGACCCGGTGTTGTTCGGCATTGTTTCCAGCGCCGATCATCCCATCATCACTTGTTTCGGCGTAACCTCAAATGATGCTCGTATCCGCAAAGCTACCTGGATCGAGGGGAATCGAGATGCATTTGCCCAACACTCGGACGATGTTGTTCTCGGCGAACGCGCGGCTGAGTTTCTCGCAGCGAAACTCGACAGCCACGTGCCCATCGGGCATGCAACCTTCCATGTAATCGGCATCGTGAAGACGGCCAATGGTTTCGAGGATGGCGGAGTTTTCATGCCGCTCGACCTGGCGCAAAGCTTCTTTCATAAACAAGGCACTTCGTCCGTGATCACTATAAAACTTCGCAACAAGGATGACGCAGCAGCATTCAAGAGCATGGTGAAGGCCAGGTACCCCAGCCTGATCGGCCTGGAGGACTCTGAGTTCGAGCACTCTTATTCCCAATTCAAGATATTGAAAGCTACGGCCTGGGCTGTTGGCGGATGTGGCCTGCTACTGGGCGGCCTCGGGGTCGCGAATACCATGATCATGTCCGTCTTCACCCGAATTCGCGAGATAGCCATTCTCCGGGTGAACGGATTCTCGAACTTACAAATCGCGTTGATGATCTTTGGCGAATCCTCTGTGGTCTCAGTCGTCGGCGCTGTCATCGGATTGCTCATCGGCTCTGCCCTCTTGTTTACGCTCAAGCTGATACCGGCCTTGCACGGTTATGTAGACGTGTCAATCGAACCCGGAGTCATGCTGCTCGTCATCCTACTGGCATTGCTTACAGGGATTGCCGGAGCTCTCTATCCGGCCGCGTACGCGATGCGGGTCCGTGCGGTGGAGGCGCTTCGATTCGAATGA
- a CDS encoding GumC family protein, with product MKVEAINEEVREAQTLGKSPEALQLLDVLIILARRRRFIAGFTLGAVILTVIFVMVVPSKFTALTVLLPPAQNSSMSSALLGQLGGGGASALASVAGAGLGIKNPSDMYIALFRSRTIEDAMIGRFGLMERYHAKKLSQARAALEGHSTVILGAKDGLIRVTFSDRDPKMAAEFANGYVDEFRKLSATLAITEASQRRTFFQQQLLEANENLAKAEEAMKHTEQSTGVLQIDSQSRSLIESAANLRAQVVAKEVQLQGMRSYATEDNPDVVLAQQQLAALKSQLAQLAGTGQGDNTDLIMPKGKIPEAGMEYIRSLRDLRYYETISELIGKQFEIAKLDEARQGSIIQVVDLAIPPDNRSFPKRTITVAAVAVLSFFMACAWCVFFNGIREKNQDPGSRERMEALRAALRE from the coding sequence ATGAAGGTTGAAGCGATCAACGAAGAGGTCCGCGAAGCACAGACGCTAGGTAAATCCCCGGAAGCTCTTCAATTGCTGGACGTTTTAATCATCCTCGCGCGTCGCCGGAGATTCATTGCGGGTTTTACTCTAGGAGCGGTAATTTTGACCGTCATTTTTGTGATGGTCGTCCCAAGCAAATTCACGGCGTTGACTGTGCTTTTGCCACCCGCGCAGAACTCCTCAATGAGTTCCGCGTTGCTTGGCCAACTGGGAGGGGGAGGTGCAAGTGCTCTTGCGTCCGTCGCGGGCGCGGGTCTGGGTATCAAGAACCCGAGCGACATGTATATTGCACTGTTTCGGAGCCGAACGATCGAGGATGCCATGATAGGACGTTTTGGCCTCATGGAACGGTACCACGCAAAGAAGTTGTCCCAGGCGCGTGCCGCGTTGGAGGGACATTCTACCGTGATTCTTGGGGCTAAGGACGGGCTGATTCGAGTTACTTTCTCAGACCGCGATCCCAAGATGGCAGCCGAGTTCGCCAACGGCTATGTCGATGAATTTAGAAAGTTGTCCGCCACTTTGGCGATCACCGAGGCATCGCAGCGCCGTACTTTTTTCCAGCAGCAGTTGCTTGAGGCAAACGAGAACCTGGCTAAGGCCGAAGAGGCAATGAAACATACCGAGCAGTCAACTGGCGTGCTGCAAATTGACAGCCAGTCGCGATCGCTGATCGAGTCTGCGGCGAATCTGCGGGCACAGGTGGTGGCGAAAGAGGTTCAGCTCCAGGGGATGCGCTCGTATGCCACGGAAGACAATCCAGACGTCGTATTGGCCCAGCAGCAACTTGCGGCCCTCAAGTCCCAACTCGCGCAACTCGCTGGCACGGGCCAAGGGGACAATACGGACTTGATTATGCCGAAGGGCAAGATTCCAGAAGCGGGGATGGAGTACATACGCAGTCTGCGTGATCTGAGATACTACGAGACGATCTCAGAGCTCATTGGCAAGCAGTTTGAGATCGCCAAGCTCGATGAAGCACGTCAGGGTTCCATAATTCAGGTTGTCGACCTGGCGATACCGCCAGATAATAGATCTTTCCCGAAACGCACTATCACAGTTGCTGCAGTTGCGGTGCTTAGTTTTTTCATGGCTTGCGCGTGGTGCGTCTTCTTTAATGGAATTCGCGAAAAGAATCAGGATCCGGGTTCGCGCGAGCGCATGGAAGCTCTTCGAGCCGCTCTACGAGAATAG
- a CDS encoding glycosyltransferase family 4 protein: MNPKIILVTGSAPPDPCGIGDYTASLADSLENAGQQVEVFCHRDWSLTGTSKALLNLVAARKALVHMQYPSLGYGYSLGPQLCLLARQGIVTIHEFSLAHPLRKLSLFPFTLRSPCIVMPSQFERDALVQRMPWAKSRVRVIPIGSNIYPHAAPQMDREQSVIYFGLLTPRKGLEDFLEFSRQVRANNLNWNLLAIGRIFPGQEAYAQSLIASLAAYKVQLILDRSADEVSDLLSKAGLAYLPFPDGASERRGSLKAALAAGVPCITTSSAQTPLELAQSVVLAASPFEAVEVARRLMASETERFRLSQQATEYARQFSWETIAALHINMYRELGGAS, from the coding sequence ATGAATCCGAAGATCATTTTGGTTACGGGATCGGCCCCTCCGGATCCCTGCGGAATTGGGGACTACACCGCGTCACTGGCTGACTCACTAGAAAACGCAGGACAACAAGTGGAAGTGTTTTGCCATCGAGATTGGAGCCTGACCGGGACATCGAAGGCACTATTGAACCTAGTGGCAGCGCGTAAGGCATTGGTACATATGCAATATCCTTCTCTGGGATATGGATACAGTCTCGGTCCTCAGTTATGTCTCTTGGCCAGACAGGGCATTGTAACCATTCACGAATTTAGCCTTGCCCATCCCCTCCGCAAGCTTTCGCTATTTCCCTTCACGTTGCGCTCGCCCTGTATTGTAATGCCATCTCAATTTGAAAGAGATGCTTTAGTGCAGAGGATGCCATGGGCAAAGAGTCGAGTACGAGTCATTCCTATAGGCAGTAATATCTATCCCCATGCCGCCCCTCAGATGGACCGCGAACAAAGCGTTATATACTTCGGCTTGCTCACCCCAAGGAAGGGGCTCGAAGATTTTCTGGAGTTTTCCCGGCAGGTTCGCGCGAATAACCTCAATTGGAATCTGCTTGCCATTGGAAGGATCTTCCCGGGCCAGGAAGCCTATGCGCAGAGTCTGATTGCTTCCCTCGCGGCGTATAAAGTGCAATTGATCTTAGATCGGAGCGCTGACGAAGTTTCGGATCTCTTGTCAAAAGCAGGACTCGCCTACCTGCCATTTCCCGATGGAGCGTCTGAGCGACGAGGGTCTTTGAAGGCAGCTTTGGCGGCGGGAGTTCCGTGCATCACAACAAGCAGTGCTCAGACTCCGCTCGAACTGGCCCAATCTGTGGTGTTGGCTGCCTCTCCATTCGAGGCTGTCGAAGTCGCCAGACGCCTGATGGCATCCGAAACTGAACGATTCCGGCTTTCGCAACAGGCCACAGAGTATGCGCGGCAATTCTCCTGGGAAACCATCGCGGCATTGCATATTAATATGTACCGGGAATTGGGCGGCGCTTCGTGA
- a CDS encoding HAMP domain-containing histidine kinase, which produces MAGEVEVLGDVAARTPKDALYGRVVREVAELAGREVPNKLQSNGDGARNDSVFFLQAGPDDSLRLWVGTGTGEPNLRAIRSTQIAPDHPTDLRVSGFTIPFRVASVRMQDGSRIYLGLSERDELRVLRSLRSRFFLLWLLIVLLGFLIVFFTTRRMLSHVRRISEAASRIGHSDIHTRVPTTGRNDEVAHLALTLNGMLDRIENSMHQLHSITDSLAHDLRSPLTAIRGQLEMSLTDPRHADPSLGETSEPIVTAIEELDRLTEFLNTSLDVAEAKADALRLTRTEIDLDDLLRSMVDLYEPCMSERGLRIRLISAGSLKIEADAALIHRMIANLLDNELKHLPAGCVVTSRLQLVDGHAELILEDNGPGFDTEISAHLFECRVKGKGSKGHGLGLAFVEAVARTHSGTVEALNRSQGGAMIQVRLPLSSGQKTENAVSRLATAN; this is translated from the coding sequence TTGGCGGGCGAGGTCGAAGTTCTTGGTGATGTCGCCGCTCGGACACCGAAAGATGCTTTGTATGGCCGAGTCGTCAGGGAGGTCGCAGAGCTGGCAGGTCGCGAGGTACCGAACAAGCTGCAATCCAATGGTGATGGCGCGCGGAATGACTCGGTCTTTTTTCTCCAGGCAGGCCCTGATGATTCGCTGCGGTTATGGGTAGGCACCGGTACGGGAGAGCCCAATCTGCGCGCAATTCGTTCGACTCAAATTGCGCCGGATCACCCCACTGATTTACGGGTGAGCGGTTTTACCATTCCGTTTCGGGTCGCATCCGTTCGCATGCAAGATGGGAGCCGGATTTATCTAGGACTCTCTGAGCGTGATGAGCTCCGCGTACTGAGAAGTCTTCGCTCTCGTTTCTTTCTATTGTGGCTCCTGATCGTGCTACTTGGCTTCTTGATCGTTTTCTTCACTACGCGGCGGATGTTGAGTCATGTTCGCAGAATCAGTGAAGCCGCATCCAGGATCGGCCATTCCGATATTCATACTCGCGTCCCAACCACCGGGCGCAATGATGAAGTAGCGCACCTGGCACTGACCCTGAATGGGATGCTTGATCGTATCGAGAATTCGATGCATCAATTGCATTCGATTACAGATTCACTCGCCCACGACCTCAGGAGCCCGCTAACTGCGATTCGAGGCCAGCTGGAGATGTCTCTCACCGATCCGAGGCATGCTGATCCGAGTCTTGGCGAGACATCTGAGCCGATCGTTACAGCCATCGAAGAACTGGATCGATTAACCGAGTTTCTGAACACGTCTCTAGATGTGGCCGAAGCGAAAGCGGATGCCCTGCGATTGACACGGACAGAAATAGATCTGGATGATTTGCTCAGATCGATGGTCGATCTGTACGAGCCATGCATGTCGGAGAGGGGCTTGCGAATCAGGCTAATTAGTGCGGGTTCTCTAAAGATAGAAGCAGATGCTGCGTTGATCCATCGCATGATTGCAAACCTGCTGGATAATGAACTGAAGCACCTTCCCGCTGGGTGCGTAGTGACGAGCCGGCTGCAACTTGTGGATGGTCACGCGGAGTTGATCCTGGAAGATAACGGCCCAGGCTTTGATACTGAAATCAGTGCGCATTTGTTTGAGTGCCGCGTGAAAGGCAAAGGCTCCAAAGGGCACGGATTGGGCCTCGCATTTGTGGAGGCTGTCGCGCGTACTCACAGCGGAACCGTTGAGGCATTGAATCGCAGTCAGGGTGGAGCGATGATTCAGGTAAGGCTGCCTCTTTCGTCCGGTCAGAAAACCGAGAATGCAGTTTCAAGACTAGCGACTGCAAACTGA
- a CDS encoding polyprenyl synthetase family protein translates to MTRKFYKDPANTASRMERLTNRRKKIGIKSRAARHMDVLDRGLFERDFRSFLPLPENLDRHFEEALRHVLDNPGSLVRPRIVYQVATAYGVATEHAKDLAIALEYFHTASLLFDDLPCMDNATQRRGAPCVHLQSGESGAILAALALINRAYALSWRAVSRCSQTAQAEALAYLEHRLGVDGLLNGQSLDLHFATLPHDEETTERIAHGKTVSLIRLALVLPAILGGASILEVHLLERIATYWGLSYQIVDDLKDMHQSDQESGKTGARDVLLDRPNIASVIGTVGAVERLARLIHLGDRTLERLLVMRPALFFLRKLRSDLQEELVRVTEKCCDEPVELRA, encoded by the coding sequence ATGACAAGGAAGTTCTATAAAGACCCTGCAAACACGGCTTCAAGAATGGAAAGATTGACAAATCGTCGAAAGAAAATCGGCATCAAATCGAGGGCGGCAAGGCATATGGATGTATTGGATAGAGGTTTATTCGAAAGAGACTTTCGGTCCTTTCTGCCCCTCCCCGAAAATCTTGACCGGCATTTTGAAGAAGCCTTGCGTCATGTGCTCGACAACCCGGGCAGCCTTGTGCGTCCCCGTATCGTGTATCAAGTTGCGACCGCTTACGGAGTGGCCACGGAACACGCAAAAGATCTCGCCATCGCGCTCGAGTACTTCCATACGGCTTCCCTGCTTTTTGATGATTTGCCGTGCATGGACAATGCGACGCAGCGTCGTGGCGCTCCATGCGTCCACCTCCAGTCTGGCGAGTCGGGAGCAATTCTTGCCGCGCTCGCGCTGATCAATCGTGCATATGCATTGAGTTGGCGTGCTGTCTCCCGTTGCTCCCAGACGGCCCAGGCAGAAGCACTTGCCTATCTCGAACATCGTCTTGGAGTGGATGGCCTGTTGAATGGGCAGAGTCTGGATCTCCATTTCGCAACACTGCCCCATGATGAGGAAACAACGGAGCGGATCGCACACGGCAAGACCGTATCCCTGATCCGGCTGGCACTCGTACTGCCTGCAATTCTCGGTGGCGCATCAATTCTGGAAGTGCATCTTCTGGAGCGCATTGCGACGTACTGGGGCTTGAGCTACCAGATCGTCGATGACTTGAAGGACATGCATCAAAGCGACCAGGAAAGCGGAAAGACCGGCGCTCGCGACGTTCTGCTTGACCGGCCGAACATTGCCTCTGTCATTGGAACCGTGGGAGCTGTTGAGAGGCTCGCAAGACTCATTCACCTTGGCGACAGAACGTTGGAGCGTCTCCTGGTCATGAGGCCCGCCCTGTTCTTTCTCCGTAAATTGAGAAGCGACCTCCAGGAGGAATTGGTGCGAGTTACCGAAAAATGCTGTGACGAGCCGGTTGAACTGAGAGCATGA
- a CDS encoding response regulator transcription factor: MRLLLVEDEIDIQNFLKSSLKEAGYFVDAASDGRSAEQLAIEGEYDVLVVDLGLPDQDGISLILRLRQLGVTAPVLILSARRSVDDRVRGLEHGGDDYLTKPFALAELIARLRNLLKRNSSSGGEATKLRVLDLELDLLRHEAFRSGHALQLTPQEFTLLEYLCRNAGRVVTRSMILDQVWGMRIQPDTNVVDVHIYRLRGKVDGKGQTPLIRTLRGVGYVLKDQ, encoded by the coding sequence ATGCGACTTCTGCTCGTTGAAGACGAAATTGACATCCAAAATTTCCTGAAGAGCTCGCTGAAAGAGGCTGGGTATTTCGTCGATGCCGCCTCCGACGGCAGGAGTGCCGAGCAACTTGCGATAGAAGGCGAGTACGACGTACTAGTTGTTGATCTCGGCCTACCGGACCAAGACGGTATATCCCTGATTTTGCGTCTGCGGCAACTTGGAGTCACCGCTCCAGTGCTCATTCTTTCTGCGCGCCGGTCAGTAGACGACCGCGTAAGAGGCTTGGAGCACGGTGGGGATGATTATCTGACGAAGCCCTTCGCACTGGCAGAGTTGATCGCAAGGCTGCGGAACTTGCTCAAACGGAACAGCTCTTCCGGAGGTGAGGCTACCAAATTGCGGGTCCTCGATCTCGAACTGGATCTGCTTCGGCATGAGGCTTTCCGGTCCGGTCACGCGCTTCAGCTTACTCCCCAGGAGTTCACGCTCCTGGAATATCTTTGCAGGAATGCCGGCCGCGTCGTGACGCGTTCGATGATTCTCGATCAGGTTTGGGGAATGAGAATTCAGCCCGATACCAATGTCGTTGATGTCCATATTTACCGTTTACGCGGCAAGGTAGACGGCAAGGGGCAGACTCCGTTGATTCGAACCTTGCGAGGTGTAGGTTATGTCCTCAAGGATCAGTAG